The nucleotide window AGGACAAATATAAATAATAATATCGTATACTTTGGCACAGTTTTTATTTGATTATGGGTAAAATTTAAACACAAAATTTATATAAAATGGTGGGTTATTATATCATTATTGGTATTTCAATGTTGGTGAGCTGGTGGGTTTCTTCCAGATTGAAATCGAAATTTGAATATTATTCCAATGTACGCCTTCGAAATGGCCTTTCGGGGAAAGAAGTAGCGGAAAAGATGTTGAGAGATAACGGGATAAATGATGTTCAGGTAATATCAGTACCCGGGCAGTTGACGGACCACTATAATCCGGCAGATAAAACAGTTAACCTTTCTGAGGCAGTTTATATGCAGAGAAACGCAGCGGCAGCGGCAGTAGCAGCTCACGAATGCGGCCATGCAGTACAACACGCGGTAGGATATTCTATGTTGAATTTACGTTCAAAACTGGTTCCTATTGTTAATATAAGTTCCAATCTGATGCAGTTTGTTCTGATTGCGGGCATCGCAGTAATGGCAGCATCAAGAACAATTGAGAATCCCAATGGAAATACGACCGTTCTTGCCATCGGAGTTGCCATGTTTGCTGTGACAACGCTTTTTGCTTTTGTAACACTTCCGGTGGAATATGATGCGAGTAACAGAGCGATGAAATGGCTTAAAGATACAGGAACAGTAACTGCAGAAGAATTTGTTGGGGTACAGGACAGTTTGAAATGGGCGGCGAGAACCTATGTGGTAGCTGCTTTAGGGTCACTGGCACAGCTTCTGTACTGGGCATCTTTGCTCCTTGGAGGAAGAAGGGATTAATCGTTAAATTCAAATGAAACATACTGCATCTCGGAAAGTTTTTCCGAGATGCTTTCTTTTTGGGCTAGTTTCAGTGATGCGGTAAGGATACAGTTTTCATTGGCGTCGAAATTCAGGACTTTGGCGTCAAATTTTGAAAGCAGGGTGAAAATAGTGTTCTGTTGATTGAAATTAAACCGGATCTCAATTTCTGTTTCCAGCTCACGGGTAATAATATTGGCTTCCTCCAATGTAATCTTCGCAGATTCTTTGTAAGTTTTTACCAGTCCGGAAACTCCCAGTTTGGTTCCTCCATAATAACGAACAACAATTACAAGTACATTCGTAATTTCATTGGCCAATAATTGGTTGTAAATAGGTAACCCGGCACTTCCGGAAGGTTCGCCGTCATCATTGGCCCGATAGTTTTCACCATTCAATCCCATTCTGAAAGCATAGCAATGGTGGGTCGCTTTCGGATGTTCTTCCCTGATCTTTTCCAAAGCTGCCTTTAACTCTTTTTCATTATTTACCGGGTAAGCAAATCCGATAAACTTGCTTCCTTTTTCTTTTAAAAGAGTGTTTTCTATGGGTTTTTCTATGGTTTTGTACTCAAACGTCATCGTGTATTCCGGCTTTATGGATGCAAAAGTATTAAATGCTTCACTATTTTGCATCACGATCATCAATTAAGCTGTCTATTCTGACGGCTTAATTTTATTTTTGTCTGTAAAATGAGACGGTATTATCTCTGAAATTTTCAAGTCTATCGGCTGTGTAATTAAATTCAGGTGCCTTTGTTCCGTTTTCCAGTTTAAGGTTTTCATTTTTAATTACTATGGCTTCATCCCAGAGGTTGGCATCGATAAACTGTTGGAGTGTAAAGCGACCGCCTTCAATGATGATGGACTGTATCTGTTCTTTGTACAATGCTTTCATTAATTCCGGTAGAAAATCATCCTTGTTGATCTTAATGAACTGGATATGATTTTCAATGCCTTCTTTTACCGAGTTTAAAACCAGAGTTTTTGCGTCATTGTTGTAAATGTTGAAATGAGCCGGAACTTTTAAGTCAAAGTCGATTAAAATTCTTACTGGGTTCACTCCTTCTGCATTTCTTACGGTAAGGCTAGGATTATCATTCAAAGCGGTTTGTGTTCCTACTAAAATAGCATGTTCATCGGCTCTCAGTTGATGAACAAATTGATTCACAAGGGTGTTGGAAACAGCAGTTGGTTTAAAATCCTTATCCAGAAATCCATCACCGGATTCTGCCCATTTTAAAATGATATAAGGCCTTTTCTTTTCGTGATAAGTGAAAAATCTTTTGTTGAGTTCGATACATTCTTTTTCCAGAATTCCTGAAACGGCTTCAATGCCTGCCTCCTGAATAATTTTTTTTCCTTTGCCGTTCACTTTATCATGAGAATCCATCGCTCCGATCACCACCTTTTTAAATCCGAGTTCTCTAATTTTTAAAGCACAAGGTGGAGTTTTTCCGTAATGCGCACAAGGCTCCAGGGATACATAAATTGTTGATTCCGGGATAAGATCCTTATTTTTAACTGAATTGATGGCATTGATTTCAGCATGGTTTTCCCCTGCCTTATGATGGTATCCTTCACCAATAATTTCCCCGTTGTGGACAATCACACTCCCTACAAGAGGATTGGGGTATGTTTTACCGAGTGCTTTTTGGGCCAGTTCTATGCATCTTTTGATATAAAGTTCGTCGTTGTTCATATTGTAAAAAGAAAAAGCGAAGACAAATTACTTTGCTCCGCCTTTATGTATTTTGTTATGTATTATTCTCCGCTGATAATGTTGTGGAGATTTTGTTTTAACGTTTCCAGATGAGCTTTTTTCTCATCAATGGTATTGTAAGTATCCTTTAAAAGAGGATTTTCTCTTGACGGCTTGTTGAAGAAAGAAAGGTTGTTTTCCAGCTTCACGATTTCTGCTTCAAGATCAGAGATCTGATTTTTGATCTTTCTCGCTTTGTCGGTAAGCTGATTTTCAGATAAGCCTTCTTCTTTCAGCTCAAGCTCATTGATCTTGTTTATTTTCAATTTCTCTCTTAATGTTTTATTGAATTCAGAGTTGATTGAAATTTTATCTCTTGGAACTTTTCCGATATTATTCCATGAAGTTTTGATCTGCTCAATTCTTTCGATGCTTCCTTCGTCATTGGAAACTTCCTTCAGTTCATCAAGAAGAGCTTTTTTGTTTTTATAGTTCTCCTTCCAGTTGTCGGTTGAAGTATTGCTTTTCTCTCTGTAATTGTTGAAGAATGCGTTACATGCATCACGGAACTCATCCCAGATCTTATTGGTCATGCTTTTTGGTACGTGACCAATTTTTTTCCAGTCTTCCTGAAGCTTTTTGAATAGAGGTACCGAGATATCCCATTCCTCATTGTTCATATTGTCCTGAGCGGTCTGAATCAATTTCAGTTTTTCTTCAAGATTGGCTTGCTGAGATCCTTTCAACGATTTATAATAATTGTTTTTCGTTGTATTAAAAGCTCTTAGTGTTGTTTTGAAGTCATTCCAGTTCTGGTTGGAAAGTTTTCTTGGAACACTTCCTGTTTTCAAAAAGTCAGATCGCAGGTCTTCCACTCTTTTGATGGCATTTTGCCAGTAATTGTGGTTAGGTGTTTCTGAAGGCTCGGATAGTTTTTTGATTTCAGCAATGATCTGATTCTTCTTTTCAAGGTTTTCGTTCTGTTCTTTTTCAATAGAAGCAGAAAGTTCAGATTTCCTTTCGTGAATTTTGTTAGAGATTTCTTTGAATTCTTCCCATGTTTTTTCACGGAATTCTTCTGCAACGGGTTCAGCTTCTTCTTTCCAGAGTTTATGAAGGTATTGAAGTTCATTCAGTGCTTTCTGGATTACCGGTTCGTTTTCCAGTTCTTTGGCACGGGCAATGATATGCTCTCTTTTTTCCAGGTTATGGCTGTATTCCTGCTCCAGAAATTCTTTGTTCAGATCCAGCATCTGGTAGAACTGATTCAGGTGATGGAAATAGTTATTATTAAGAATTTTAAATTCAGATTTTGCAACCTGTCCGGCCTTTGACCAGTCTTCTTTTATCTCACGGATGGATTTGAAAAGATTGATTCCCGGCTCCGAGCTGGTATAAAGATTTTTAAGTCTTTCAATAATATTCTGGCGGTGTTCAAGGTTTTTCTTCTGTTCTTCTTCCTGTCCTTTCTGGAAGTCGTCATGTTTTTCCTTGAAAATATTGACTAATGCAGAATACTTAGCCTGAGAAGGGTGTTCGTAGCTGAAATTTTCAGCAGCGTTTCCGGCTTCTATGTATTCGTGCTTTTTGTCCTCCACTTCATCATGGATGTAATGACTTGCTTTTTCCTTCAGTTGGTTGAATCTTTTGAAGTTTTCACCGGCATTAGGAGTGTTGATGATTTTTTCCATTTCCTTTAAAGCATCGGCAAGAGAGATCTCTTCCTCTTCATGTTCTTCCAGGTGTTCTGCATCATCTTCATGCGGGTTTGCATCATGAGAAACCGCGTTTTCTGATGTGTCCTGAGATACTTCGTTAGGATTTTTCTTTTCTTCGTTTTCAGAAAGATTGTTTTCTGTAGTCATAGCAAATCTTTTATGTGAGTGGCGTTAATATCCTTTAAATATAGCTGTAAGGCCAATTAAAGCACTAATTTATGTTATTTTTTTTGAAAATTCCAAATTTCCCAGGCTTTTTCTGCTTGCTGTTCAAGCATATAATACCCATTTACTGTTTTTGCTCCTTTTTCAGAGGCATTGAGGATGAATTGGGTGTAGTTGGGATTGTAAATCAGATCAATAACCAGATGATCTGACGAAAGTCCGTCAAAAGGAAAGTTGAGACAGTCTTTAACATTTGGAAAGGTGCCTACCGGCGTACATTGAACAATAATTTTATGTTCTGAAACTGTTTCCTTATCAAGGTTTTCAAAATTGATTTCTGTACTTCTGGAAATAGTTATTGAAGGAATATTGTGTTTATCAAGTGCATACTTGACTGCTTTTGCGGCTCCTCCGTTTCCTAAGATGAGTGCTTTATCCTGTGAAGGTTTTTTGTGTAAAAGAAGTGTCTTTTCAAAACCGAAAGCATCCGTAT belongs to Chryseobacterium gleum and includes:
- the ribD gene encoding bifunctional diaminohydroxyphosphoribosylaminopyrimidine deaminase/5-amino-6-(5-phosphoribosylamino)uracil reductase RibD, with translation MNNDELYIKRCIELAQKALGKTYPNPLVGSVIVHNGEIIGEGYHHKAGENHAEINAINSVKNKDLIPESTIYVSLEPCAHYGKTPPCALKIRELGFKKVVIGAMDSHDKVNGKGKKIIQEAGIEAVSGILEKECIELNKRFFTYHEKKRPYIILKWAESGDGFLDKDFKPTAVSNTLVNQFVHQLRADEHAILVGTQTALNDNPSLTVRNAEGVNPVRILIDFDLKVPAHFNIYNNDAKTLVLNSVKEGIENHIQFIKINKDDFLPELMKALYKEQIQSIIIEGGRFTLQQFIDANLWDEAIVIKNENLKLENGTKAPEFNYTADRLENFRDNTVSFYRQK
- a CDS encoding IMPACT family protein encodes the protein MTFEYKTIEKPIENTLLKEKGSKFIGFAYPVNNEKELKAALEKIREEHPKATHHCYAFRMGLNGENYRANDDGEPSGSAGLPIYNQLLANEITNVLVIVVRYYGGTKLGVSGLVKTYKESAKITLEEANIITRELETEIEIRFNFNQQNTIFTLLSKFDAKVLNFDANENCILTASLKLAQKESISEKLSEMQYVSFEFND
- a CDS encoding DUF349 domain-containing protein, with translation MTTENNLSENEEKKNPNEVSQDTSENAVSHDANPHEDDAEHLEEHEEEEISLADALKEMEKIINTPNAGENFKRFNQLKEKASHYIHDEVEDKKHEYIEAGNAAENFSYEHPSQAKYSALVNIFKEKHDDFQKGQEEEQKKNLEHRQNIIERLKNLYTSSEPGINLFKSIREIKEDWSKAGQVAKSEFKILNNNYFHHLNQFYQMLDLNKEFLEQEYSHNLEKREHIIARAKELENEPVIQKALNELQYLHKLWKEEAEPVAEEFREKTWEEFKEISNKIHERKSELSASIEKEQNENLEKKNQIIAEIKKLSEPSETPNHNYWQNAIKRVEDLRSDFLKTGSVPRKLSNQNWNDFKTTLRAFNTTKNNYYKSLKGSQQANLEEKLKLIQTAQDNMNNEEWDISVPLFKKLQEDWKKIGHVPKSMTNKIWDEFRDACNAFFNNYREKSNTSTDNWKENYKNKKALLDELKEVSNDEGSIERIEQIKTSWNNIGKVPRDKISINSEFNKTLREKLKINKINELELKEEGLSENQLTDKARKIKNQISDLEAEIVKLENNLSFFNKPSRENPLLKDTYNTIDEKKAHLETLKQNLHNIISGE
- a CDS encoding zinc metallopeptidase: MVGYYIIIGISMLVSWWVSSRLKSKFEYYSNVRLRNGLSGKEVAEKMLRDNGINDVQVISVPGQLTDHYNPADKTVNLSEAVYMQRNAAAAAVAAHECGHAVQHAVGYSMLNLRSKLVPIVNISSNLMQFVLIAGIAVMAASRTIENPNGNTTVLAIGVAMFAVTTLFAFVTLPVEYDASNRAMKWLKDTGTVTAEEFVGVQDSLKWAARTYVVAALGSLAQLLYWASLLLGGRRD
- a CDS encoding shikimate dehydrogenase family protein, producing MDSNKKLGLIGRNISYSFSKKFFENKFQKLMLKNFSYDIFDLNEINEVENLFASPELLGFNVTIPYKEKIIDFLDELSDEAEKIGAVNCVLIHDGKKTGYNTDAFGFEKTLLLHKKPSQDKALILGNGGAAKAVKYALDKHNIPSITISRSTEINFENLDKETVSEHKIIVQCTPVGTFPNVKDCLNFPFDGLSSDHLVIDLIYNPNYTQFILNASEKGAKTVNGYYMLEQQAEKAWEIWNFQKK